Proteins encoded in a region of the Zea mays cultivar B73 chromosome 2, Zm-B73-REFERENCE-NAM-5.0, whole genome shotgun sequence genome:
- the LOC103646119 gene encoding putative kinase-like protein TMKL1: MRKALVNAVLFPALAVVVALAICYFVRRRRGRGRGRSVLPSHGGSARADRFQAAGASGGYVAGGEEVLLRFPGGEALTVAAILEAPGEVVAKSSHSTLYRAGLSAGEAVALLRFVRPACAAGAEEAAAAARVLGAVRHPNLVPIRALYIGPRGEKLLVHPFYAAGSLRRFLQEGINDSQRWEIICKLSIGIVKGLDHLHTASQKPIIHGNLKTNNIMLDADFQPRISDFGLYLLLNPAAAQEMLETSAMQGYKAPELIKIRDGTRESDIYSLGVIMLEMLAQKEAANDESPNARDIHLPVSFRDLVLERKISEAFSSELIIQSKNSGKEGNLNAYFELATACCNPSSSLRPDTKKILKRLEDIAR, encoded by the exons ATGCGCAAGGCGCTCGTCAACGCCGTCCTCTTCCCGGCTCTCGCCGTGGTCGTCGCTCTGGCCATCTGCTACTtcgtccgccgccgccgcggtCGCGGCCGCGGTCGCTCGGTACTGCCCTCCCACGGCGGCAGCGCGAGGGCGGACCGGTTCCAGGCGGCCGGCGCCTCGGGCGGCTACGTCGCCGGCGGGGAGGAGGTGCTGTTGCGGTTCCCCGGAGGCGAGGCGCTCACGGTGGCCGCGATCCTCGAGGCGCCTGGGGAGGTGGTAGCCAAGTCTTCGCACAGCACGCTGTACCGCGCCGGGCTCAGCGCCGGGGAGGCCGTCGCGCTGCTCCGGTTCGTGCGCCCGGCCTGCGCCGCGGGCGCAGAGGAGGCCGCGGCGGCCGCGCGGGTGCTCGGCGCCGTGCGCCACCCCAACCTCGTGCCGATCCGCGCGCTGTACATCGGCCCGCGCGGGGAGAAGCTGCTCGTGCACCCGTTCTACGCCGCCGGTTCGCTGCGCCGGTTCCTGCAAG AGGGAATCAATGATTCACAGAGATGGGAGATAATTTGCAAGTTGTCTATCGGCATTGTGAAAGGACTGGACCACCTTCACACAGCATCGCAGAAACCAATCATTCATGGCAATCTGAAAACAAATAACATTATGCTTGACGCTGATTTCCAGCCCAGGATATCAGACTTCGGCCTCTACCTTCTGCTGAACCCTGCTGCTGCGCAGGAGATGCTTGAGACATCTGCAATGCAGGGTTATAAGGCTCCAGAGCTGATCAAGATTAGGGATGGCACCAGGGAGAGTGATATCTACAGTTTGGGAGTGATTATGCTCGAGATGCTTGCTCAGAAGGAGGCCGCAAATGATGAATCGCCAAATGCGCGTGACATCCATTTGCCGGTCTCTTTCAGAGATCTGGTTCTCGAGAGGAAGATATCTGAAGCTTTCAGTTCCGAGCTTATCATACAGAGCAAGAATTCTGGGAAGGAGGGCAATCTGAATGCCTACTTTGAATTGGCAACGGCTTGCTGTAATCCATCATCGTCATTGAGACCAGATACAAAGAAAATACTAAAAAGGCTTGAAGACATAGCAAGATAA
- the LOC100191813 gene encoding deSI-like protein At4g17486 isoform X1 yields MEAQNGSCGGAPVVLNVYDLTPMNNYLYWFGLGIFHSGIEVHGMEYGFGAHQFPASGVFEVEPKSCPGFIYRRSVWMGTTDLSRAEFRSFIENLAGKYNGNTYHLISKNCNHFTDDVCKSLTKKSIPGWVNRLARVGSFFNCLLPESIQVSTVRHVPTQSAFSGTGDD; encoded by the exons ATGGAAGCGCAGAACGGCTCCTGCGGAGGGGCGCCCGTGGTGCTCAACGTGTACGACCTGACGCCCATGAACAACTACCTCTACTGGTTCGGCCTCGGTATTTTCCACTCTGGAATCGAAG TTCATGGTATGGAGTACGGATTTGGAGCACACCAGTTTCCGGCAAGTGGAGTATTCGAGGTGGAACCGAAAAGCTGTCCTGGTTTCATCTACAGAAGATCTGTGTGGATGGGCACAACTGACTTGTCTAGAGCAGAGTTCCGCTCGTTCATTGAAAATCTTGCAGGAAAGTACAACGGCAACACGTATCATTTGATTTCGAAGAACTGCAACCATTTTACAGATGATGTCTGTAAGAGCTTGACCAAGAAATCAATCCCTGGGTGGGTGAATAGGCTAGCAAGAGTGG GTTCATTTTTTAATTGTCTTCTACCAgaaagcatccaagtttccacagTAAGACACGTTCCTACTCAATCTGCATTTTCTG GTACTGGTGATGATTAG
- the LOC100191813 gene encoding DeSI-like protein At4g17486, protein MEAQNGSCGGAPVVLNVYDLTPMNNYLYWFGLGIFHSGIEVHGMEYGFGAHQFPASGVFEVEPKSCPGFIYRRSVWMGTTDLSRAEFRSFIENLAGKYNGNTYHLISKNCNHFTDDVCKSLTKKSIPGWVNRLARVGSFFNCLLPESIQVSTVRHVPTQSAFSDDDMDSVSSSVLGDSDLGELDQHLLPSSTADVHSIDVPPNLAKDLL, encoded by the exons ATGGAAGCGCAGAACGGCTCCTGCGGAGGGGCGCCCGTGGTGCTCAACGTGTACGACCTGACGCCCATGAACAACTACCTCTACTGGTTCGGCCTCGGTATTTTCCACTCTGGAATCGAAG TTCATGGTATGGAGTACGGATTTGGAGCACACCAGTTTCCGGCAAGTGGAGTATTCGAGGTGGAACCGAAAAGCTGTCCTGGTTTCATCTACAGAAGATCTGTGTGGATGGGCACAACTGACTTGTCTAGAGCAGAGTTCCGCTCGTTCATTGAAAATCTTGCAGGAAAGTACAACGGCAACACGTATCATTTGATTTCGAAGAACTGCAACCATTTTACAGATGATGTCTGTAAGAGCTTGACCAAGAAATCAATCCCTGGGTGGGTGAATAGGCTAGCAAGAGTGG GTTCATTTTTTAATTGTCTTCTACCAgaaagcatccaagtttccacagTAAGACACGTTCCTACTCAATCTGCATTTTCTG ATGATGATATGGATTCGGTATCTTCATCGGTTCTTGGAGACAGTGATCTGGGAGAGTTAGACCAACACCTTCTGCCATCGTCAACTGCTGACGTCCATTCTATAGACGTGCCACCAAATCTAGCCAAGGATCTTCTCTGA